The DNA region ggagggggccgttCGCACCGACCACCGATCgtctctgtctgtctctgcCTTTCtccccgctgctgctgctgctgcgcgcccgcaTGCAGAGGGATCAAATCTcattctcctcctccagccgcccccccccccccctttttgGTCTTGGAAAGCAGGTTCGCGTATCCACAGATGGCGGCACGGGCTTGCACTCtctagtaggtaggtatgtaTCTACAAGCGAGATtccgcggggagggggaagcgGCGAGGGTGGTGGAGAAAGCAGGACATGCTATATGGAGGACAAGCGGCGCCAGGTAGGGCGGGAGCCGGTGACACCCCCCGGGGGCCGTATCATCCATCGCTCCCGGACGGACTGGTCGTTCTCgcagggggggaggccgGTGTGTCTCGGACAGCCCAGACACAACTAAGAAACCATGTTTCTACTACCGTCACCTATCCGCGGGGGCGGGTGGTAACCTGCTGACCGAGACGACGGTAGGGCTAACTaactcactcactcactttACCTGCTTGTGTCACCTCTCTCGCTCACTCTGCAAGCAAAAATAGTAGAGAGCCTCATCGAAACCCAATGTGTCGGGTATCCTCAGCCCCACCCCTTCTCAGCTTTACCTCGTACCGTACCTGCGGCCTGCATCGGTACGGGATCTGCATACGTAGGTTCCTAGGTCTGTACTACTCGAGCCAACAAACCGGCGGGCCACACCCCGGACATACACGCATACGTCAAGCTCCGAAAGGGAACTTTGTGTATCCGAGACGGGCTCGTTCGTGCCAACCAGACAGCCAGCCTGTCCAGGTGACTAACAGAGcaaagggggggcgtgtgtgtgtgtgtgtgtgtgtgtgtgtgtggtgttgTGTGAGTTTGTGTGAGTGTAGGTAGTACCTCTCAGCCCAGCGACCTTCTTTTAGGCGTGACGATCTTCAGTGGGCTGTGATGGGGGATATTTTTAAGAATCCACGCCCTTTTGGCCAAGAGTCCTACTAGTTGCCGCTGGGTTTGCGAGGGGGCAAGGCTTTCCCCGTCTCTGGAAGTTGTTGTTGgccagcgtcgcggcggtgctTCGGCGCGAGAGATCTCGTACTGAGGTCATCACTCCATGGACCAGATGTATCGGTGATCAACTTGCCCTGATACTGGCATGTCTTTCGGGCGCGTCATTAGGCCCCAAAGAGCGATGCAGGACGCAGGCACCAATGTTTCCACGAGCGAATTGGGCCACTGAGGAGGGCATACTAACGTACGTACACATATGGCACCAGGCTCCAGCTGGAGGAtcgcggggcgggggggcgcaTCGCGAGCAGGCCACCGAACTTCTTGGCGGTTTGGGGGCCATGAGGCCTCAGCTGGCCGATACCGGTGCCGAGGGAGGATCCGGAGCTCTTGGGGCCAGCATGTGCCGCAtcacgggcctcgtcgggggATGCTGCGCCGCCTACCCGCTGGGACTCACTCTTGTGTACGGAGTAGATGTGCATGTGCGGTAGCCCGCGCGTATAATCATGACATGCACGCCGCGCCTACCCGACAGCGCGCGGCATACGACGACGGACGTTGACCTCCGGGACGGCAGTGCCCCCACGCCCACCCAGGCTGAGCCCCAACGAGCCTCAAGATCCTTAGCTCGGGCGATGGGGGACGCGAAGCTCGGCCGTGTCACGGGTTGATTTGTCGAGGCCATCCGGGTgtggtgcgccgccgtgaaTTTGAGTTGAGGTCGTCGCGCAAGGCGTTTGTTTCCTTCCCTCCCGGGCGTCACTGCGACGTCGCGATCGTCCGCTCGCAGTACGAGTGAGCCTGCAGTGCAACACAAGACCACGTTTTCACGCTTGCCTTGCGAGTGGTGATGGCTCCCGAGGGTGCGTCGCAGTCGCGCGGACGCTGGGATCCAGGGTAGCATCGTCAAcaagggcgggcggtgggctGGCTGTGACCAACGAACACTGGGTGACGCCGCGCATGCAGCCTGCTCCTCTTCTTGTGTCTGCGTCTTTACATAATCTGCCGCGCGCTTGTCTGCCCGTGAGGGGGCGATGGATCAATCCTTCTTTGCGCAAGGATGGCATGGGACGGTGCCGCTgtggccagcgcggcgggcgctgtTGGGTTGGCTGGCCAAGTTTTGGCCGCGAGCATCCGCAATCCTGTCTGTTCGGTCCCTTTGCCCCAGGCCAGGCGACTTCGAGTCCATGGTTCGGACAGCGTTTCGCTTATGCAAATGCAATGAAACCCCCTCTGTCGTCCGAACGCGCGCTGGACGGTGCGCCTGCTACTCGAAGGGCAAGACACATGACACGGCAACCGCGAGACGAGAGAGGAGGAAAAGAGGGGCTCTGGGGGGTGGCAGCGCGCGCCGTGCCCTGACTCCCTGAGTAGTCATCTCGCCTCGGTCCCGAGCGGGGAGCAGCCGTCGCGCCAGACTGGATGACTGGGCATTGTCTCGGGCGAGGGAGATGTTCGAGAcctggggaggggggtaGGTATCGTGATGCAAGCAATACTACTTCGAATGTCGTATCGTAGTAGTAGGAGAGTTGGGCGTTGGCAATGTCTTCCCCCCTACCCGACGGTCGGGGTCTTCAAGGCGGGTCAGGAACAGCGTTGCGACGGAGTGTCTGAGACTCTGAATCTCCGAGGCATCGTTGCACCCGGGTTCGCGAGTTCGCGAGAAGCTTTGGCCAAGCCGCCCAGGCGTACGAAATATGTCGATCCAAGACCCGCCCAGTCGTCGATTGCCCCCGCCAAGAGTGTTAGTTGCCGGCTGCGAAGACGGGGCaagacgagagagagaaagatgGGGCGCTGCGCTGGAGCCTGCGTGGAGCGGCCGGCATGAAGGCCTGCCCGGCAGGCCAGGGAGGGTCCTGTGACGTTTGTCTAGGTATCCGTGCACCAAAACGGGCCTGACGTTGCCTGCAGCTGCGTCCCTTGCCCTGGGGCGGAAGGGTCGGAAGAAAGGGGCAGGATAGACAGAATAGACAAACTCACGGGTTTGGTTTTCGTCGCGAACGGCGACGTTGGTGTTGGCAAAGCAAGTGAGTGAATGAGTGATGAATAATGACGGCTCAGCTGGAGCAGCAAGACGCGGGGCATGACTGGATTGCGCCATGACGTTAGTTACAAATCAATGGTCGTCAAGGAAGGAACGCCCGGAAGCCGTTAAACTTTCCCTCGATTTCGCCTTCCTTTAAACTGTCACTAAAAGCCTCATTCTAGATAACCTCGTCGTGACAATCATTGAATCAGACGACAATCCTCAAAGGACTGCACTACActgcgccgcccagcatcgTGTGACTGACGCCCTAGCCGacccctctccccccccgcctAGGACCTAGTACTAACCTCGTACATGCGAAGACTACGTCACGAATCAGGCGTCCCTCAAACAGgaagaagccgtcgtcgccatgtcgCGTCCCACCGGCCTCATCGCCTCCAAGGGCATTGAGCTCTTGACCTGGAGTACGTCATATCGCACTGCCCTCGTTGCCTTCCCTCCCGCCACCGCGCCACGCAGGTGTCGTGATCCTTCGCGCGCCTTCAGCCCCGTCGCTTCAAACGAGCTCAGACTAACACACGCCCCCCTTGCTCCCCTCTAGGCACGCCAAATGGCTACAAGGCCAGTATcttgctcgaggagctcaaggaggcctATGGCCTGCAGTACACGACGCAGGGCATCCGCATTGGCCAGAACATCCAGAAGGAGCCCTGGTTCACGGCCGTCAACCCCAACGGCCGCATCCCAGCCATTGTGGACCACGACAACGGCAGTCTTGCCGTCTTCGAGGGCAATGCCATTCTATCGTACCTGACCCGCCGCTATGACACGGAGCGCCGCTTCAGCTTTGccccggacgacgacgactacacTCGTGCCGAATCCTGGATCGGCtggcagcacggcggcgttggtatgtctccatcaccaccagcatcaccaaTACCCCTGATATtaacaaaaaaaaaggaccAATCCAGGGCCAGGCGAACCACTTCGTTCGCTTTGCCAGTGAAAAGATCCCCTATGGCATGCAGAGATATGtcggcgagacggagcggCTGTATGGGATCCTCGACTCGCGCCTCAAGGACCGCGACTACATCGTGGGGCCCGGCAAGGGCAAGTACAGCATCGCAGACATTGCTCTTCTCGGCTGGGTGAACGGCATCAACTTCACCACCATCTCCATTGACCAGTTCCCGTCGGTCAAGTCGTGGCTCGCGCGCTGTTGGGAGAGGCCCGCCGTGCAGCGGGGCTTCACCGTCCCGAACCCGCCTTCCATCTCCTCCCTGAAGCCGCAGGaaggcgaggctgccgaaAAGACAAGggagctcaagaagcttGTCGACCAAGCCAAGGAGCAGTATGGCTACAAGTACACGTCTCCGTGAGCCCGTATCTATCTGTTGCGTCTAGTATAGACGCAACGGGTT from Purpureocillium takamizusanense chromosome 3, complete sequence includes:
- the GST2_1 gene encoding Glutathione transferase (EggNog:ENOG503NZ93~COG:O) — its product is MSRPTGLIASKGIELLTWSTPNGYKASILLEELKEAYGLQYTTQGIRIGQNIQKEPWFTAVNPNGRIPAIVDHDNGSLAVFEGNAILSYLTRRYDTERRFSFAPDDDDYTRAESWIGWQHGGVGPIQGQANHFVRFASEKIPYGMQRYVGETERLYGILDSRLKDRDYIVGPGKGKYSIADIALLGWVNGINFTTISIDQFPSVKSWLARCWERPAVQRGFTVPNPPSISSLKPQEGEAAEKTRELKKLVDQAKEQYGYKYTSP